The Jannaschia sp. GRR-S6-38 genomic interval GGTCGCCCTTGACCAGCGTCACGCCCGCGCTTTCGACCGCGACATCCGCGCCGGTGCCCATGGCGATGCCCACGTCCGCCGCGGCGAGCGCGGGGGCGTCATTCACCCCGTCGCCCGCCATCGCAACGGACAGGCCGTTGCCCTTCAACTCTTCGATAAGCGCCGCCTTGTCCTCCGGCGAAACGCCCGCGCGCACCTCGTCGATGCCCAGCTCTCGCGCGACCGCCTCGGCGGTTCGCTGACTGTCGCCCGTGGCCATGACGATACGCAGGCCCGCCTTGTGAAGGTCGCGGATGGCGCCGGCGGTTGTCTCCTTGATCCGGTCGGCGACCGCCACGATCCCGGCAAGTTGCCCGTCGACACCCAGCAGCATCGCCGTCTTCCCGTCGTTCTGCAGCCCTGCGATGCGGGACTCGACCTCTGCAAGGTCGATCCCAAAATCATCCATCAATCGGGCATTGCCGAGCGCGACCGTGGCGCCGTCCACACTGCCGCGCACGCCCTTGCCGGTCACGGCATCGAAATCGGTCGCTTCAAGGTGTGGGGCACCCCGCTCTTCGGCGCCCGCCAGGATCGCCTCCGCCAGCGGATGTTCCGAACCCCGCTCCAGCGCCGCCGCAAGGGCAAGGACGCGGGTCTCGTCATGGTCGCCGAGTGCAATTACGTCCGTCAGACTCGGTCGGCCTTCGGTCAGCGTTCCGGTTTTGTCGACGACGAGAACATCCACCTTTGCAAAACGCTCGAGCGCCTCGGCGTCCCGGATCAAAACGCCTGCCTGCGCGCCACGCCCCGTCGCCACCATGATCGACATGGGCGTGGCGAGGCCGAGCGCGCAGGGGCACGCGATGATGAGCACGCTGACCGCCGCGACGACCGCGTAGCCGAGCGCCGGAGACGGCCCGAAAGCCAGCCACAGGATGAAGGCCAGAATGGCGATGCCGATCACCGCCGGCACGAAGTACCCGGCAACCTGGTCCGCCAAGGCCTGGATTGGCGCGCGCGACCGCTGCGCCTGTGCAACCATCGCGACGATCCGGCTCAGCAACGTGTCGCTCCCGACTGCCTCGGCCGTCATGACGAAAGAGCCGGTCTTATTGAGGGTGCCACCGGTCACTGCATCCCCTTCGGTCTTCTCGACCGGGACGGGTTCGCCGGTGATCATGCTTTCATCAACCGACGAGCGTCCGTCTGCGACAGTGCCGTCAACCGGCACGGACTCGCCCGGTCGCACGCGCAACCTGTCTCCGGCCTTCACCGCATCCAGCGGCACGTCCTCTTCGCCGGCGTCCGTCACCCGCCGAGCGGTCTTCGGTGCGAGGTCCATCAGAGCCCGGATCGCATCCCCGGTGCGGTCTCGTGCGGTCAGCTCCATGACCTGGCCGACGAGGACGAGGATCAGGATCACCGCGGCTGCTTCGAAGTAGAGCGGCGGGCCGTGATGGTCCTGCAGCGCTGCGGGGAAGATCCCTGGCAAAAGTAGCGAGACCAGGCTGAAGCCATAGGCCGCACCGGTTCCGATGGCGATCAGCGTCCACATGTTTAGATTGCCCGTCACGATGGAAGACCAGCCGCGCTTGAAGAAAGGCTGCCCCACCCAGACGACCACTGGCGTGGCGAGCAGGAACTGCAACCATCGCACGGCCGTGCCGCCGAACCAGTCCGCCCAAGGCAAGCCTAGCATCCCGCCCATCTCCAGCACCAGAACGGCGAGCGCGAGTGGCGCGCCGATCCACAGTCGGCGGCGGAAGTCGATCAGTTCCGGGTTCGGACCGGCATCCGCCGAGGGCATCATCGGCTCGAGCGCCATGCCACAGATCGGGCAGTCGCCCGGACCCTCCTGCACGATCTCGGGGTCCATCGGACAGGTGTAGAGCGTCCCTTCGGGCATCGGCTCAGAGGCAGGCCGGTCGCCGAGATAGTCGTCGGGCGCGGCCTCGAACTTCTCCTTGCACCGGCCCGAGCAGAAGTAGAACCGCTCGCCTGCGTGCTTGGCCATGTGGCGCGCGGTGGCGCGATTTACGGTCATGCCGCAGACCGGGTCGTCAGCTTGGATATAGGCCTCCGGATCGGCTTCGAACTTCGCGCGGCAGCCATCGTGACAGAAGTGGTAGACGTGACCGTCGTGCGAGGCGATCGGTTTGCCCGCTTCCGGGTCCACCGTCATGCCGCAGACCGGGTCGCGGGTGATCGTGTCGGCGTCGAGCGCTGTGTCGGACATGATTTGCTCCTCTGGATGGCATAGCGGTAGTCCTTCCAGTGACTGGAGGGTCAAGAGAAAACCATGTATTGACCCTCCAGTAACTGGAAGCCCTATGCTAATTTGGTAAGTGTGGAGGGTCCGATGGCTTCGAGAAATCGTTTCGGGAGATTGGCAATTGTGGGTGCGTTTGGTTCGGCACTCACGTTGTCCGTGGCACAAGCCGATCCGGGCGACGGGCGATACTATGACCACCACAGCATGATGGGATGGGGCGGCTGGTTCTACGGGCCGGTCATGATGCTTCTGTTCTTCGCGCTCCTCGTCGGTGCGGTGGTCCTTGTGGCGCGCCTGCTCGGGTCGGACACCCTGAGAGATGGCGCGCAGCAGGAGGACCGCGCCCACGCGATTCTGCGAGAGCGTTTCGCTAAGGGCGAAATCACTAAGGAGGAGTTCGACACGTCGCGGAAGGCGCTGGACGGAGAGGCGTCATGAACATCGGCCAGGTCTCGGAAGCCAGCGGTCTGCCTGCCAAGACGAGCCGATACTACGAGGACATCGACCTCGTGCGGCCTGCGCGTGGCGCCAACGGCTACCGCGACTTCTCGGACCGTGACGCTCACAAGCTGGCCTTCCTCGCTCGCGCGCGATCGCTCGGCTTCTCGATCGAAGAATGCCGGGCGCTCCTATCGCTCTACGAAGATCGAGACCGGGCCAGCGCCGACGTAAAGCAGGTTGCCACCGAACATCTCGAGCGGATCGCACGGAAGATCGAAGAACTCGAAGCCATGCGAGAAACGCTTCAAACGCTAGTGGCGCGGTGTCATGGCGACGACCGCCCGGACTGCCCCATCCTCGACGATCTTGCCGGCGAGAAGACAGCGACCGCATGAACACGCGTATCGTCGCATGTGGGTTCGTGGGTCTCGCGGTCGTCGCCTTCGTTGGCTGGCAGATTATTCCCTCCACGGGAGACGACGCGAACGACACAGACCTAGCCTCTCTGAACTTACCGGACCTGACACCGGAGCAGGAAGACGGGCGAGTGCTCTTCGATGCGAATTGCGCAGCCTGTCACGGCGAGAACGCGGCGGGTTCCGACCAGGGACCGCCGCTCGTTCATCACATCTACGAGCCGGGCCATCATGGCGACATGGCGTTCGTTCTCGCGGCAAAGCAGGGTGTCCGGGCGCATCACTGGCGGTTCGGTAACATGCCGGCCGTCGAGGGAGTGCGCGATGAGGATGTCTTGCGGATCACCGCCTATGTCCGCGCGCTTCAGCGCGCGAACGGAATAAATTGAAAGGGAAGACCATGAAATCACGCCTCGTTATTGCCATCGCAGCCATGCTGGTCAGCGGAGCGGCTCTTGCGCATTCCGAAAGGGAAGGCACAACCCCCGCGGATGGCGCTCTGCTGACCGAGACGCCGGAAATGATCCACATGGTGTTCGACGACCCAATGCGCGTCACCATGGCGCGACTGGTTAATGCGGACGGTGCTGAAATGCCAATGGCGCGAGGTAGCGGGCTGGAGCCCTCGCTTGAGTTCCATGCCGAACCGGA includes:
- a CDS encoding heavy metal translocating P-type ATPase; its protein translation is MSDTALDADTITRDPVCGMTVDPEAGKPIASHDGHVYHFCHDGCRAKFEADPEAYIQADDPVCGMTVNRATARHMAKHAGERFYFCSGRCKEKFEAAPDDYLGDRPASEPMPEGTLYTCPMDPEIVQEGPGDCPICGMALEPMMPSADAGPNPELIDFRRRLWIGAPLALAVLVLEMGGMLGLPWADWFGGTAVRWLQFLLATPVVVWVGQPFFKRGWSSIVTGNLNMWTLIAIGTGAAYGFSLVSLLLPGIFPAALQDHHGPPLYFEAAAVILILVLVGQVMELTARDRTGDAIRALMDLAPKTARRVTDAGEEDVPLDAVKAGDRLRVRPGESVPVDGTVADGRSSVDESMITGEPVPVEKTEGDAVTGGTLNKTGSFVMTAEAVGSDTLLSRIVAMVAQAQRSRAPIQALADQVAGYFVPAVIGIAILAFILWLAFGPSPALGYAVVAAVSVLIIACPCALGLATPMSIMVATGRGAQAGVLIRDAEALERFAKVDVLVVDKTGTLTEGRPSLTDVIALGDHDETRVLALAAALERGSEHPLAEAILAGAEERGAPHLEATDFDAVTGKGVRGSVDGATVALGNARLMDDFGIDLAEVESRIAGLQNDGKTAMLLGVDGQLAGIVAVADRIKETTAGAIRDLHKAGLRIVMATGDSQRTAEAVARELGIDEVRAGVSPEDKAALIEELKGNGLSVAMAGDGVNDAPALAAADVGIAMGTGADVAVESAGVTLVKGDLRGIVRARVLAQATMRNIRENLFFAFVYNSAGVPVAAGILFPFFGVLLSPMVAAAAMSLSSVSVIGNSLRLRGIKL
- a CDS encoding copper resistance CopC family protein, producing MKSRLVIAIAAMLVSGAALAHSEREGTTPADGALLTETPEMIHMVFDDPMRVTMARLVNADGAEMPMARGSGLEPSLEFHAEPESLAPGRYTVEWRGLASDGHPMQGSFSFQIAD
- a CDS encoding SHOCT domain-containing protein, translating into MAQADPGDGRYYDHHSMMGWGGWFYGPVMMLLFFALLVGAVVLVARLLGSDTLRDGAQQEDRAHAILRERFAKGEITKEEFDTSRKALDGEAS
- the cueR gene encoding Cu(I)-responsive transcriptional regulator yields the protein MNIGQVSEASGLPAKTSRYYEDIDLVRPARGANGYRDFSDRDAHKLAFLARARSLGFSIEECRALLSLYEDRDRASADVKQVATEHLERIARKIEELEAMRETLQTLVARCHGDDRPDCPILDDLAGEKTATA
- a CDS encoding cytochrome c — its product is MNTRIVACGFVGLAVVAFVGWQIIPSTGDDANDTDLASLNLPDLTPEQEDGRVLFDANCAACHGENAAGSDQGPPLVHHIYEPGHHGDMAFVLAAKQGVRAHHWRFGNMPAVEGVRDEDVLRITAYVRALQRANGIN